One genomic window of Butyricicoccus intestinisimiae includes the following:
- a CDS encoding peptide deformylase: protein MIKPINKDILFLQQKAEPATQADTAVMRDLRDTMQAHQTDCAGMAANMIGVNKRIIIVNLGMTNLLMLNPVILKKSGKYETTEGCLSLPGERPCTRYKEITVEYQDERMNKHVQQFSGWVSEIVQHEMDHLEGILI, encoded by the coding sequence ATGATTAAACCAATCAACAAGGACATTTTATTTTTACAGCAGAAGGCAGAGCCGGCAACGCAGGCGGATACAGCCGTGATGCGGGATCTGCGCGACACCATGCAGGCACATCAGACCGATTGTGCGGGCATGGCGGCGAATATGATCGGCGTCAACAAGCGTATCATTATCGTCAATCTGGGCATGACCAATCTGCTCATGCTCAATCCGGTTATTTTGAAAAAATCCGGCAAGTATGAAACGACAGAAGGCTGTCTGTCTTTGCCGGGAGAGCGTCCGTGCACGCGCTATAAAGAAATCACGGTGGAGTATCAGGACGAGCGCATGAATAAGCACGTACAGCAGTTCAGCGGCTGGGTGTCCGAGATTGTACAGCACGAGATGGATCATCTGGAAGGCATCCTGATCTGA
- a CDS encoding DUF4186 domain-containing protein: MAQRDLSDLFFRLSRSAFRSRFYLKPKDREYVWTKGMDTVRRHAYDFVRQRLAPAVIPNDGKQTPMRGHPVFLAQHATATCCRGCLWKWHHIPAGTALTPEQQDYVVDVIMTWIEREMRG; this comes from the coding sequence ATGGCACAGCGCGATTTGAGCGACTTGTTTTTTCGGCTATCGCGTTCTGCTTTCCGCAGCCGCTTTTACCTCAAGCCCAAAGACCGAGAATATGTCTGGACGAAGGGTATGGACACGGTGCGCCGCCATGCGTATGACTTTGTGCGGCAGCGTTTGGCGCCTGCCGTCATCCCGAATGACGGCAAACAGACGCCGATGCGCGGGCATCCGGTGTTTCTCGCCCAGCATGCCACGGCGACCTGCTGCCGCGGCTGCCTGTGGAAATGGCATCACATTCCGGCCGGCACCGCGCTCACGCCGGAGCAGCAGGACTATGTGGTGGATGTCATCATGACGTGGATCGAACGGGAGATGAGAGGATAG
- the ispF gene encoding 2-C-methyl-D-erythritol 2,4-cyclodiphosphate synthase, with product MRIGHGYDVHRLVEGRACIIGGVEIPYTKGLLGHSDADVLTHAIMDALLGAAALGDIGHLFPDQDDAFLNADSLVLLQKVQEVLTQNGWKLGNLDATVIAQAPKMAPHIAAMREKIAACLQTDVRNVSIKATTEEHLGFTGSGEGISAHAVCLLEPLA from the coding sequence TGGTAGAGGGCAGAGCGTGCATCATCGGCGGCGTAGAGATTCCCTATACCAAAGGACTGCTCGGACACAGCGACGCGGATGTGCTGACGCATGCGATTATGGACGCCCTGCTCGGCGCGGCAGCGCTCGGAGACATCGGACACCTGTTTCCGGATCAGGACGATGCGTTCTTGAATGCGGACAGCTTGGTTCTGCTGCAAAAGGTGCAGGAAGTGCTGACGCAAAACGGCTGGAAGCTGGGCAATCTGGACGCGACAGTCATCGCGCAGGCGCCGAAAATGGCGCCGCATATCGCGGCAATGCGCGAAAAGATTGCGGCTTGTCTGCAAACCGATGTGCGCAACGTCAGCATCAAGGCGACGACGGAGGAGCATTTGGGCTTTACCGGCTCCGGCGAGGGCATTTCCGCTCATGCCGTGTGCCTGCTGGAACCGCTGGCATGA
- a CDS encoding YaiI/YqxD family protein, with the protein MIIFIDADGCPVVDETVHLANTHHIPCVILCDTSHQIRRTGAQTIIVSKGADSVDFALVNRLHAGDIAVTQDYGLAAMCLARGARVLRQDGLEYTQENIDALLLARHTAKKIRRSGGRLHGNKKRSRQEDRDFEQALTAMITGENTHD; encoded by the coding sequence ATGATAATTTTTATTGATGCGGATGGCTGTCCTGTCGTAGACGAGACGGTTCATTTGGCAAACACGCATCATATTCCGTGCGTCATTTTGTGCGACACCTCGCACCAAATTCGGCGCACGGGTGCACAGACCATCATCGTATCCAAAGGAGCGGACAGCGTGGATTTTGCGCTGGTCAATCGCCTGCATGCGGGTGATATCGCGGTTACGCAGGATTACGGTCTTGCCGCGATGTGCTTAGCGCGCGGCGCACGGGTGCTGCGGCAGGACGGTCTGGAATACACACAGGAAAATATAGATGCGCTGCTGCTTGCGCGGCACACCGCGAAAAAAATCCGCCGATCCGGCGGACGATTGCATGGAAATAAAAAACGATCCCGACAAGAGGACCGAGACTTTGAGCAAGCGCTCACAGCAATGATAACAGGAGAGAACACACATGATTAA